One Sediminibacillus dalangtanensis genomic region harbors:
- a CDS encoding aldose epimerase family protein yields the protein MQIKQEEISVSNGQNWKRFTLSNDRGMELSCLDFGGIITEILVPDKNGRKENIVVGYENYEDYLDNPNFFGALIGRVAGRIEGSSFSLNGKTYQLPPNEGKNHLHGGPDAFHKTIWQTEAFEKENMVGVVFTHHSEDGENGYPGNLKMKITYTLDNTNQFSITYQGSADQDTVLTTTNHSYFNLSGNLKSNIRKHEVTLDSSQFVELDEALIPTGNKLDVRGTVFDFRQGRKIEDGIQSDNQQNIYAGHGYDHYFIFDKNQESQVTAVDQTSGRKMMIKTDQPGMVMYTSNGLGKGLQLKERESAQYLGICFETQASPASLHHQGFPSCFLPAGEDYYSRTVFQFFS from the coding sequence ATGCAAATCAAACAGGAAGAAATTTCCGTTTCAAACGGACAGAACTGGAAACGCTTCACTTTATCCAATGATCGCGGAATGGAGTTGAGCTGCCTCGATTTTGGCGGCATTATCACGGAGATTCTGGTGCCCGACAAGAACGGCCGCAAAGAAAATATCGTGGTCGGATATGAAAACTACGAAGATTATCTCGACAATCCAAATTTCTTTGGCGCTCTGATAGGTCGTGTCGCCGGTAGAATCGAAGGATCCTCTTTTTCCCTTAATGGAAAGACTTATCAACTCCCCCCGAATGAAGGGAAAAACCATTTACATGGCGGACCGGATGCCTTCCATAAAACGATATGGCAAACAGAAGCCTTTGAAAAAGAAAATATGGTGGGCGTTGTCTTTACCCATCACAGTGAGGACGGTGAAAACGGATATCCCGGCAACCTGAAAATGAAAATCACCTATACGTTGGATAACACCAATCAATTTTCGATCACCTATCAGGGTTCCGCAGACCAGGACACCGTGTTGACAACGACCAACCATTCTTACTTTAATTTAAGCGGCAATTTAAAATCGAATATCCGGAAACATGAAGTAACGCTTGACAGCAGCCAGTTCGTCGAGCTTGACGAAGCGTTGATTCCAACCGGCAACAAACTGGATGTCAGGGGAACGGTGTTTGATTTCCGCCAGGGTAGAAAAATAGAGGATGGAATCCAATCCGATAACCAGCAGAATATCTATGCCGGGCACGGCTACGACCATTACTTTATTTTTGACAAAAATCAGGAATCCCAGGTCACTGCTGTCGATCAAACTAGTGGAAGGAAAATGATGATCAAGACAGACCAGCCTGGAATGGTCATGTACACTTCCAATGGACTTGGAAAAGGATTGCAGCTGAAAGAGCGGGAATCTGCGCAATATCTGGGTATTTGCTTTGAGACACAGGCTTCTCCCGCCTCACTGCACCATCAAGGATTTCCTTCCTGTTTCCTGCCTGCCGGGGAAGACTATTATTCTCGGACGGTATTTCAATTTTTTTCTTAG
- a CDS encoding sigma-70 family RNA polymerase sigma factor, whose protein sequence is MKHSPLVKKAINGDEAAFETLIKKESEKLYKTAFLYVKNKEDALDVLQETIYKAFISINQVKKPEYFYTWLTKILIRTAYELLRKRKKVIYDENLIHHKPETEGNQDVEAKMDLLNAISQLSEQYQTVIILFYYQDLPIHQIAETMGKPENTVKTYLRRAKKELKHYIEGVHHCGQRALS, encoded by the coding sequence TTGAAACATTCACCCTTAGTCAAAAAGGCAATAAATGGAGACGAAGCTGCCTTTGAAACACTTATAAAAAAAGAAAGCGAGAAATTATATAAAACAGCATTTCTTTACGTTAAAAATAAAGAAGACGCTCTCGATGTGCTTCAGGAAACAATCTATAAAGCTTTTATCTCCATAAACCAAGTTAAAAAACCTGAATACTTTTATACATGGCTTACGAAAATTCTTATACGCACAGCCTATGAGTTATTGAGAAAACGAAAAAAGGTGATTTATGATGAAAACCTTATTCATCATAAACCTGAAACAGAGGGAAATCAGGATGTAGAAGCAAAGATGGATTTGCTGAACGCTATTTCTCAGTTAAGTGAACAATATCAGACAGTCATCATCTTATTTTATTACCAAGACTTACCCATTCATCAAATCGCTGAAACCATGGGAAAGCCGGAAAACACCGTCAAAACCTATTTGCGCAGAGCAAAAAAGGAATTAAAACATTATATAGAGGGAGTGCATCACTGTGGACAAAGAGCGTTATCATAA
- a CDS encoding DUF4179 domain-containing protein — MDKERYHKEISEIDVPQSEIFHAIDKGITRGRTEKKARRKSRIKLSSTIAAGAATFFLAAGFVFAPVSYALSTVPLLGSVYEKAGLQIGHELMESDLVTKLNKKATSNGIDITITSAYYDGNIIGVTFQAKGEKISLENMGGDRGPEAGYAFHLFDGKEQNQWSSTMKELTETEDGYIASMEFYNAEADLPASYSLPLTFTSITGVKGKWNFDIPVEQIPPETIYTDAKSQLESKGYSLTMESVVKGEATTTLNYKTTFPSAGEKDEIRIHVIDNKGNRLSKFHPNLLTTKSDGSSVTKDYQELFSSKISEDASSLTIQPEIVKNDTMQVGTMDQQAPFTVESNRFNYAVKVTNMEQNGDQIIVDYTIQHTDTSKIRKDIIQNFADFIQLIKSDNVRRDEKGELDRQKMLEHEIRSDQATVLDENSLHFQSIYTIENPAEFDFKNYSLLVPFATLSANEKPIKMEPIKVDLK; from the coding sequence GTGGACAAAGAGCGTTATCATAAAGAAATCAGCGAAATCGATGTTCCCCAAAGCGAGATTTTTCATGCGATAGACAAAGGAATAACCAGAGGGCGAACAGAAAAAAAGGCACGGAGAAAATCCAGAATCAAGCTTTCCAGCACGATTGCAGCAGGGGCAGCCACCTTCTTCCTGGCAGCCGGATTCGTTTTCGCCCCCGTTTCCTATGCCTTGTCAACGGTTCCCTTGTTGGGCAGCGTCTATGAAAAAGCAGGCTTACAAATTGGTCATGAGTTAATGGAAAGTGATTTAGTGACCAAGCTAAACAAAAAGGCGACGAGTAACGGAATTGATATAACCATAACAAGCGCTTATTATGACGGGAATATCATCGGAGTCACGTTCCAAGCAAAAGGCGAGAAAATCTCTCTGGAAAACATGGGTGGCGATCGCGGACCAGAAGCCGGATATGCCTTTCACCTTTTTGATGGAAAAGAACAAAATCAATGGTCTTCGACGATGAAAGAATTGACAGAAACGGAAGATGGGTATATCGCTTCAATGGAGTTTTATAACGCAGAAGCTGATTTACCTGCAAGCTACTCGTTACCCTTAACCTTTACTTCGATTACCGGTGTAAAAGGAAAGTGGAATTTCGATATTCCTGTTGAGCAAATTCCTCCAGAGACAATTTACACCGATGCTAAGAGTCAATTGGAAAGCAAAGGTTACTCTCTTACAATGGAATCGGTCGTCAAGGGGGAAGCAACCACAACATTAAATTACAAAACCACTTTTCCATCAGCGGGGGAGAAAGATGAAATTAGAATCCATGTAATCGATAATAAAGGTAATCGATTATCAAAATTCCATCCAAATCTTTTAACAACCAAGTCAGATGGGTCTTCTGTTACAAAAGATTACCAAGAATTATTTAGCAGCAAAATCAGTGAGGATGCAAGCTCTCTAACGATTCAACCCGAAATAGTAAAAAATGATACGATGCAGGTTGGAACGATGGATCAACAAGCGCCTTTCACAGTGGAAAGCAACAGGTTTAACTATGCTGTTAAGGTAACCAACATGGAACAAAACGGAGATCAAATAATAGTGGATTACACGATACAACATACCGATACAAGTAAAATCAGAAAAGATATCATTCAAAACTTTGCTGATTTTATCCAACTAATTAAATCAGACAATGTTCGGAGGGATGAAAAAGGAGAACTGGACAGACAAAAGATGCTTGAACATGAGATTCGGAGTGATCAGGCAACTGTACTCGATGAAAACAGTTTGCACTTTCAATCCATTTATACCATAGAGAATCCGGCTGAGTTCGATTTTAAGAACTACTCCCTCCTTGTTCCGTTCGCTACCTTAAGCGCAAACGAAAAACCGATTAAAATGGAACCTATAAAAGTAGACTTAAAATAG
- the galT gene encoding UDP-glucose--hexose-1-phosphate uridylyltransferase, with product MSVFQTIASLIDKAISAGLIEQRDTVYVRNQLLGLLKLSDFQEEAPDGTAQNSIPDSVEELVGYAVERQIIEDVLDEKEIFAANVMNIFLPKPSAVQQTFESKFQEAAEQATDYFYALSKNSNYIQMKRIRKNIHFKADTAYGKMDITINLSKPEKDPEQIRREKEEKQAIGYPPCVLCRENEGYVGRIGHPARSNHRIVKVPLQGENWYLQYSPYVYYNEHSIVLAEEHREMKIDRQTFLRLTAFVEKFPHYFLGSNADLPIVGGSILSHDHYQGGRYQFAMETAAETEAFSLKDFPNVQAGIVDWPLSVIRVSSRDRMELVDAADHILLKWRNYEDEQVSIKAYSGDTPHNTVTPIVRMRDDRLEMDIVLRNNRTSEQHPLGIFHPHADVHHIKRENIGLIEVMGLAVLPARLKSELEEVKRFLLEETEEVPAHHREWAELIKQQNGICEENVEAILQNEVGKKFTKVLEDAGVFKRDEQGNQAFQRFIVALNQD from the coding sequence ATGTCTGTCTTTCAAACGATTGCCAGTTTAATAGACAAAGCCATTTCTGCCGGATTGATTGAACAGCGGGATACCGTATATGTACGCAATCAGCTGCTCGGTCTGTTGAAGTTGAGCGATTTTCAAGAGGAAGCCCCTGACGGAACTGCACAGAATTCCATCCCAGACTCGGTCGAGGAGCTTGTCGGCTATGCGGTAGAACGCCAAATCATCGAGGACGTACTGGATGAAAAGGAAATATTCGCTGCGAATGTGATGAATATCTTCCTGCCGAAACCTTCTGCCGTCCAGCAGACGTTTGAATCCAAATTTCAAGAAGCAGCGGAACAGGCGACCGATTACTTTTACGCATTAAGTAAAAACAGCAATTATATTCAGATGAAGCGAATCAGGAAAAATATCCATTTTAAAGCAGACACTGCTTACGGGAAAATGGATATTACCATCAACCTGTCCAAACCGGAAAAAGATCCGGAGCAAATCAGACGGGAAAAAGAAGAAAAGCAAGCGATCGGTTATCCTCCATGTGTGTTATGCAGGGAAAACGAAGGGTATGTCGGCAGGATTGGCCACCCGGCCCGGTCCAATCACCGGATTGTGAAAGTGCCTTTACAAGGAGAAAACTGGTACTTGCAATATTCGCCCTACGTTTATTACAACGAACACAGCATCGTACTGGCGGAGGAGCATCGCGAAATGAAAATCGACCGGCAAACTTTCCTGCGCCTGACCGCTTTTGTAGAGAAGTTTCCGCATTATTTTCTCGGCTCCAATGCAGACTTGCCGATTGTCGGCGGATCGATTCTCAGCCATGATCATTATCAAGGCGGCCGTTATCAATTTGCAATGGAAACTGCTGCTGAAACAGAAGCTTTTTCATTAAAGGATTTCCCAAACGTGCAGGCCGGGATAGTCGACTGGCCACTATCTGTTATTCGTGTTTCCTCCCGTGACCGAATGGAATTGGTGGATGCTGCAGACCATATCTTGCTAAAATGGCGAAATTACGAGGATGAGCAGGTGTCAATCAAAGCTTATAGCGGTGATACGCCGCATAACACGGTTACACCGATAGTCCGGATGCGGGACGACCGCTTGGAAATGGACATCGTCCTGCGCAACAATCGTACATCCGAACAGCATCCTTTGGGGATATTCCATCCGCACGCCGATGTGCACCATATCAAACGGGAAAACATCGGGCTGATCGAAGTAATGGGATTAGCGGTACTTCCAGCCAGACTGAAATCCGAACTAGAGGAAGTCAAACGCTTTTTACTCGAAGAAACGGAAGAGGTTCCCGCCCACCACCGCGAATGGGCAGAACTAATCAAACAGCAGAACGGGATTTGTGAGGAGAACGTGGAAGCGATCCTCCAAAACGAAGTTGGGAAAAAATTCACCAAAGTGTTGGAAGATGCAGGCGTCTTCAAACGAGATGAACAAGGCAACCAGGCTTTTCAGCGATTTATCGTAGCATTGAATCAAGACTAG
- a CDS encoding LysM peptidoglycan-binding and 3D domain-containing protein, which yields MKKFVVSLATGLVIAGTAATSASAEDYQVESGDTLWGIANDYEVSVETLRELNELDTDIIYPGQDLEIDKAETYTVKEGDTLFGIADEFGVSVSDLKGWNNLSSSVILPAQELFVEETNNLDVIPQVENETVDKETAKETDTDQTAELAENKTEPVASKPAPDSKQEADGKVVTVESTAYTADCAGCSGITATGVNLNENPNAKVIAVDPNVIPLGSRVYVEGYGEAIAADTGGAIQGNRVDLHVPTKSEAYDWGRRTVEVTILD from the coding sequence ATGAAGAAATTCGTAGTATCTCTAGCTACAGGGCTTGTTATTGCAGGGACAGCTGCAACATCTGCATCCGCCGAAGACTATCAAGTAGAGTCAGGCGATACGCTTTGGGGAATCGCCAATGACTATGAAGTATCTGTTGAGACGTTAAGAGAGCTCAATGAGTTGGACACAGATATTATCTATCCAGGACAAGATTTAGAAATAGATAAAGCAGAAACTTACACTGTCAAAGAAGGGGACACGCTATTCGGCATCGCAGACGAATTCGGCGTGAGCGTTTCGGATTTGAAAGGTTGGAACAATCTATCATCTTCCGTCATTCTACCAGCACAAGAATTATTTGTGGAAGAAACCAATAATCTTGATGTTATTCCACAAGTAGAAAACGAGACAGTAGATAAGGAAACAGCAAAAGAAACCGATACGGATCAAACCGCCGAACTGGCAGAAAACAAAACAGAACCGGTTGCATCGAAACCAGCACCAGATTCTAAACAAGAAGCAGACGGAAAAGTGGTAACTGTTGAGTCTACTGCCTATACTGCTGATTGTGCTGGATGCTCGGGAATCACCGCGACCGGCGTCAACTTAAACGAAAATCCAAATGCTAAAGTAATTGCAGTTGATCCGAATGTGATTCCGTTAGGTTCCAGAGTTTATGTAGAAGGTTACGGTGAAGCGATTGCGGCAGATACCGGCGGAGCAATCCAAGGAAACCGCGTGGATCTTCACGTACCAACAAAATCAGAAGCATATGACTGGGGCAGAAGAACCGTAGAAGTTACGATTCTTGATTAA
- a CDS encoding nitroreductase family protein, with the protein MNLSELMKDRRSIQLYEDRPVPLEELKQMLEAAVWVPNHKMTQPWRFTFVHGESLKRVAEINRKLGEKGTDPEERKANGEKAYQKIADVPALLVVTIKENHNPKFREEDYAATSCVIQNFSLLAWEKGIGMIWKTGALTMEDEFREAVGVQPGERVAGMLQIGYPAKVPKPRPRADVQQLITELD; encoded by the coding sequence ATGAATCTTTCTGAATTGATGAAAGACCGACGTTCCATTCAGCTTTATGAAGACCGTCCTGTACCATTGGAAGAATTGAAACAAATGCTGGAAGCAGCCGTTTGGGTACCGAATCATAAAATGACCCAACCGTGGCGGTTCACTTTTGTTCATGGCGAGTCGCTTAAAAGGGTCGCCGAAATCAACCGCAAGCTGGGCGAAAAAGGCACTGATCCTGAAGAGCGCAAAGCAAATGGAGAAAAAGCTTATCAAAAAATTGCCGATGTACCAGCGTTGTTGGTCGTCACAATTAAAGAAAATCACAATCCGAAATTCCGTGAAGAAGATTATGCTGCCACAAGCTGTGTGATTCAAAACTTTAGTCTGCTTGCCTGGGAAAAAGGAATCGGCATGATTTGGAAGACAGGTGCTCTTACCATGGAGGATGAATTTCGGGAGGCAGTCGGTGTACAGCCTGGAGAAAGAGTGGCAGGAATGCTGCAAATCGGTTATCCCGCAAAAGTACCAAAACCAAGACCGAGAGCGGATGTTCAACAACTAATTACAGAATTAGATTGA
- a CDS encoding galactokinase, translating to METQQLIRTFQRIFQTRKQPSTFFAPGRINLIGEHTDYNGGHVFPASISFGTYAAATRRDDQTIRLYSVNFSETGIIECEMDQLDYQEKDQWANYPKGMINYLMKEGLTISSGADILFWGDIPNGAGLSSSASIEMVTGVVAESLYDLAIDRIRMIQLGQKVENEYIGVNSGIMDQFAIGMGKKNHAILLDCQSLDYSYAPVQLNGYIVMIINTNKRRELAGSKYNERRMECERALADLQKVIGISSLGDLTEEQFEANKHAIQHAPDRKRAKHAVYENRRTLKALQSLKANDLAHFGELMNQSHISLQEDYEVTGKELDAIVEAAWRQPGVLGARMTGAGFGGCAIAIVPEKEVESFRENVNHIYREQVGYDATFYPATISDGAKQLEKNPEKEWDR from the coding sequence ATGGAGACACAACAACTCATTCGCACGTTCCAGAGGATTTTTCAGACTAGAAAGCAGCCTAGTACGTTCTTTGCACCTGGACGGATTAACTTAATCGGTGAACATACTGATTATAACGGCGGCCATGTCTTCCCCGCTTCCATTTCATTCGGCACTTATGCAGCGGCCACAAGGCGTGACGACCAGACCATCAGGCTCTATTCGGTCAATTTTTCTGAAACCGGTATTATTGAATGTGAGATGGATCAGCTTGATTATCAGGAGAAAGATCAATGGGCCAATTATCCAAAAGGCATGATAAACTATTTAATGAAGGAAGGGCTCACCATTTCCTCAGGAGCAGATATTTTATTTTGGGGTGATATTCCCAATGGAGCAGGTCTATCGTCGTCTGCCTCGATAGAAATGGTGACCGGCGTTGTGGCCGAGTCGCTGTACGACTTAGCTATCGACCGTATCCGCATGATTCAGCTCGGCCAGAAAGTCGAAAACGAATATATCGGTGTCAACAGCGGGATAATGGATCAGTTTGCCATCGGAATGGGCAAAAAAAATCATGCCATCCTGCTTGATTGTCAATCACTGGATTATTCCTATGCCCCTGTTCAGCTAAATGGGTATATCGTGATGATCATCAACACCAACAAGCGAAGAGAATTGGCAGGATCGAAATATAATGAACGGCGGATGGAATGTGAGCGGGCGCTCGCCGATTTACAGAAAGTGATCGGCATTAGTAGTTTGGGAGATTTAACAGAGGAACAATTTGAAGCAAACAAACATGCCATCCAACATGCGCCCGATCGCAAACGGGCCAAACATGCCGTGTATGAAAACCGCCGGACGTTAAAGGCGTTGCAAAGCTTGAAGGCGAATGATCTTGCGCATTTCGGAGAACTAATGAACCAGTCGCACATCTCCTTGCAGGAGGATTACGAGGTTACAGGCAAAGAACTCGATGCAATTGTCGAGGCAGCTTGGAGGCAGCCTGGCGTTTTGGGGGCTAGAATGACAGGAGCCGGGTTCGGCGGCTGTGCGATCGCCATCGTTCCCGAAAAAGAGGTTGAAAGCTTCAGAGAAAATGTCAACCACATATACCGGGAACAAGTAGGATACGATGCCACCTTTTACCCTGCAACGATCAGCGACGGAGCAAAACAATTAGAAAAGAACCCTGAAAAGGAGTGGGATAGATGA
- a CDS encoding DEAD/DEAH box helicase — protein MSTFSSLGVSAELTNILKDHGINEPTPIQEQAIPLLHEGKDVIAQAQTGTGKTLAFVLPILEQIQPDAEDPQALIVTPTRELALQITSELNKLAEHLSGIHTLAVYGGQDIQGQLNKLNKQVNIVVATPGRLLDHLRRGTISLSDVSLFVLDEADQMLQFGFMPEIKEIIGQLPERRQTMLFSATMPDEVRALAKKYMTNPRNIKVRGSDTTLEGIKQMVIETTDREKQDKLRTVLDQFRPFLAVIFCRTKRRAAKLNAALQSHGYLSDELHGDLSQAKREKAMKRFREMKTQFLVATDVAARGLDVEGVTHVINYDIPEDTESYIHRIGRTGRAGSEGLAITFVAPKDRKYLQAIESDLKGKIKRKEI, from the coding sequence TTGTCGACATTTTCTTCGCTTGGCGTTTCAGCCGAGCTGACAAATATTTTAAAGGATCATGGTATTAATGAACCGACTCCCATACAGGAACAGGCAATTCCGTTATTGCATGAAGGGAAGGATGTCATTGCTCAGGCCCAGACAGGAACCGGTAAAACATTGGCTTTTGTACTGCCGATACTGGAGCAAATACAGCCGGATGCCGAGGACCCGCAAGCATTGATTGTAACACCGACCCGGGAACTGGCCCTGCAAATAACGAGTGAACTGAATAAATTAGCGGAACATCTTTCTGGAATACATACATTGGCCGTTTACGGCGGACAGGATATTCAAGGACAGTTGAATAAGCTGAATAAACAGGTGAATATCGTGGTCGCAACTCCTGGCAGGCTGCTGGATCACCTCCGCCGGGGCACCATTTCCCTTTCCGATGTTTCCCTGTTTGTTTTGGATGAAGCGGATCAGATGCTGCAATTCGGTTTTATGCCAGAGATAAAAGAGATCATCGGACAACTGCCAGAACGGCGGCAGACAATGCTGTTTTCCGCCACGATGCCTGACGAAGTGAGAGCACTGGCAAAAAAGTATATGACCAATCCTCGAAACATTAAGGTAAGGGGAAGTGATACAACCCTGGAAGGCATTAAGCAAATGGTAATCGAAACGACAGATAGGGAAAAACAGGATAAACTGCGAACAGTTCTCGACCAGTTCCGACCTTTTCTGGCTGTGATCTTTTGTCGTACAAAACGGAGGGCGGCCAAGCTCAACGCCGCTTTGCAAAGCCATGGTTATTTGTCGGATGAACTGCATGGCGACCTTTCTCAAGCGAAACGGGAAAAGGCGATGAAACGGTTTCGGGAAATGAAAACACAATTTTTAGTGGCGACGGATGTGGCTGCAAGGGGACTGGATGTAGAAGGAGTCACCCATGTAATAAATTACGATATTCCTGAAGATACCGAGAGCTATATCCATCGCATCGGGCGGACCGGCCGTGCAGGCAGTGAAGGGCTGGCAATTACCTTTGTCGCACCAAAGGACCGGAAATATTTACAGGCAAT
- a CDS encoding ROK family transcriptional regulator, producing the protein MQRGSFQWMKTLNKSIILNKIRTDGPISRAQIAKDTKLTPPTVSSIVKELIEQGIVRESTQGTSQGGRKPTMLIINSTEFYIIGIDAGPRTVKFVLADLSGDLKEEKITAVNSTITSHQFIDILIAGIKNLLLARQSLAQKVVGIGVAMHGVVKVEEGISEFAPNLDLHDVPIKQELEKAFDYEVKVENDARAMALGEAWFGDSAGVKSMLALNIGSGIGAGLMIDGKLYHGEYDLAGEIGHMTLDINGERCTCGNNGCLQTVASGPAIEKRAKQLLAEGKAVGLSSLAGGNPEEVSGELVYQAAIQGDKDSKAILEETGTYIGIGLANLIHVINPSKIVIGGGVSNAGDMILQPIKQTIKARALTAEAKQTEVTISPLKENATVLGAVALVLTELFDPMAPGA; encoded by the coding sequence ATGCAGCGTGGAAGCTTTCAGTGGATGAAGACGTTGAACAAGTCTATTATCCTGAACAAAATCAGGACAGACGGCCCTATATCGCGGGCCCAAATAGCCAAAGACACCAAATTGACGCCCCCAACGGTAAGCAGTATTGTCAAAGAGCTGATCGAGCAGGGAATCGTCCGGGAAAGTACCCAGGGAACATCGCAGGGCGGCCGCAAACCGACGATGCTGATTATCAACAGTACGGAATTCTACATAATTGGAATCGATGCCGGACCTCGTACCGTCAAATTTGTGCTGGCTGATTTGTCGGGTGACTTGAAGGAAGAAAAAATCACTGCCGTAAACAGTACGATAACCAGTCATCAATTTATTGACATCCTGATCGCAGGTATAAAAAACCTTTTATTAGCCCGGCAATCTTTAGCCCAAAAGGTAGTCGGGATCGGCGTTGCCATGCATGGCGTAGTGAAAGTGGAAGAAGGCATATCCGAATTTGCACCGAATTTGGATTTACACGATGTTCCGATCAAACAGGAACTGGAAAAAGCGTTCGATTATGAAGTGAAAGTCGAAAACGATGCGCGGGCGATGGCTTTGGGAGAAGCCTGGTTTGGGGATAGTGCAGGAGTAAAAAGCATGCTGGCATTGAATATCGGCAGCGGTATCGGTGCCGGACTGATGATTGACGGAAAACTTTACCACGGGGAATATGACTTGGCGGGAGAGATCGGTCATATGACGCTTGATATTAATGGGGAGAGGTGTACATGCGGAAACAATGGCTGCCTGCAAACTGTGGCTTCTGGTCCGGCGATTGAAAAACGTGCAAAACAGTTGCTCGCAGAGGGAAAGGCTGTAGGTCTGTCTTCTCTTGCCGGAGGAAATCCGGAAGAGGTATCCGGCGAACTCGTTTATCAGGCGGCAATCCAGGGAGACAAGGACTCCAAGGCGATACTGGAGGAAACCGGAACCTATATCGGTATTGGACTCGCCAATCTAATCCATGTCATCAACCCGAGTAAAATCGTCATCGGCGGGGGTGTTTCCAATGCCGGGGATATGATTTTACAGCCTATTAAGCAAACCATTAAAGCAAGGGCACTGACAGCGGAAGCGAAACAGACGGAAGTCACTATTTCGCCGTTAAAAGAAAATGCGACGGTTTTAGGGGCGGTGGCACTGGTGTTGACAGAGTTGTTTGATCCGATGGCGCCTGGTGCATAA
- the galE gene encoding UDP-glucose 4-epimerase GalE, whose product MSILVLGGAGYIGSHAVYQLIDQNHRVVVVDSLETGHRQAVHPDAAYYQGDIRDKQFLDDVFTKEDIDAVLHFSANSLVGESMQQPLKYFSNNVYGTQVLLETMKEHNVNRIVFSSTAATYGEPETVPITEDMRTNPESTYGETKLTMEKMMKWCALAYGIKYVSLRYFNVAGARKTGEIGEDHQPETHLIPIVLQTALEQRKAITIFGEDYDTEDGTCIRDYIHVEDLIDAHLLALSYLENGGESEIFNLGSNQGFSVKQIIDTARKVTGKQIPAVSGERRPGDPSVLIASADKAKRILGWQPSRTSIETIIEDAWNWHHTHPHGYDGGAEA is encoded by the coding sequence ATGAGTATTTTGGTATTAGGAGGAGCCGGATACATCGGTTCGCACGCAGTTTACCAATTAATCGATCAGAATCATCGTGTGGTGGTGGTGGATAGTTTGGAAACTGGACATCGCCAAGCTGTGCATCCCGATGCAGCTTACTATCAAGGAGATATCCGGGATAAACAGTTTTTAGATGATGTATTCACCAAGGAAGACATTGACGCAGTCTTGCATTTTTCTGCTAATTCGCTTGTCGGCGAATCGATGCAGCAGCCATTGAAATATTTCAGCAACAACGTCTACGGCACTCAAGTACTGCTGGAAACCATGAAAGAACATAACGTCAACAGGATTGTTTTTTCCTCCACAGCAGCAACTTACGGAGAGCCGGAGACTGTTCCGATTACCGAAGATATGCGGACGAATCCGGAAAGCACCTACGGGGAAACAAAACTGACAATGGAGAAAATGATGAAATGGTGTGCACTCGCTTATGGAATCAAATACGTTTCTCTTCGTTATTTCAATGTGGCCGGTGCCAGAAAAACTGGTGAAATCGGTGAAGACCATCAGCCGGAAACACATTTGATTCCCATTGTACTGCAGACCGCTTTAGAGCAACGTAAAGCCATTACTATCTTCGGGGAGGACTATGACACCGAAGATGGCACATGCATCCGGGACTACATCCATGTGGAAGACTTGATTGATGCTCACCTGCTTGCGCTGTCTTACTTGGAAAACGGTGGAGAAAGCGAGATTTTCAACCTTGGAAGCAATCAAGGCTTTTCTGTAAAACAAATCATCGATACTGCACGGAAAGTGACCGGCAAACAGATACCGGCTGTGTCCGGTGAGCGTCGCCCCGGCGATCCAAGCGTCCTGATTGCGTCGGCGGACAAAGCCAAGCGAATTTTGGGCTGGCAGCCATCCCGAACTTCGATTGAAACGATTATCGAGGACGCATGGAACTGGCATCACACACACCCACACGGCTATGATGGAGGAGCGGAGGCGTAA